A region from the Halobellus litoreus genome encodes:
- a CDS encoding cupin domain-containing protein, with amino-acid sequence MALDLYEEVRATLDPDDGEIQTAELVVTDDVLVKAFALGPGAELEPHEHAESTNVFHVLEGSVVVVRDGESEAVDAPSVVRHDRGAVHGARNESDEVAVFTASLCPLP; translated from the coding sequence ATGGCACTCGACCTGTACGAGGAGGTTCGCGCGACGCTCGATCCCGACGACGGCGAGATTCAGACCGCGGAACTCGTCGTGACCGACGACGTACTGGTCAAGGCGTTCGCCCTCGGCCCCGGAGCCGAGCTGGAGCCGCACGAGCACGCCGAGAGCACGAACGTCTTCCACGTGCTTGAGGGGTCCGTGGTCGTCGTCCGCGACGGCGAGAGCGAGGCCGTCGACGCGCCGAGCGTCGTCCGTCACGACCGCGGCGCGGTCCACGGCGCGCGCAACGAGTCCGACGAGGTCGCGGTCTTCACGGCGAGCCTCTGCCCGCTTCCCTGA
- a CDS encoding ATP-binding protein has protein sequence MLSLSSSSALYGAYVFAFAAAALACFAMLPRTKHIEHDDTRRGLFWLLVTSGGWAAAHVGYLTMPTVGLRYTFYVIGLVVGIASVGPWLYFCAAYTGRSVHRDPAVRNAFLVVFLAIVAVKVTNPVHNWYFVAESAVAPFAYLEINHRAFHWIAMGLAYSLAFVGFFMLFELFVRVNSDTRPLFALIGLTGIPVVLDVAGALSPAVLDITYSSIGVAAFAVGVLSLYFDRFQFVRVAGETDDPIVVIDGSGKVRDYNTRAADLFPGLSDAIDKPLAEFVPRLSERLDGQEAILEIDGDETTRYYNVSSNPFTTGGAETGQSIVLSDVTHREQYRKELESKNEKLEQFASIVSHDLRNPLQVAKGRTELAIEKEDTGHLEPVVRAHERMEQLIEEMLTLAREGVSIDETERVDVVDLARRAWGMIAGGQASLSIDDAVDLTVSADPERLQQLFENLFRNAIEHGGDDVVLRVGPLENDAGFYIEDDGSGIPDADRDEIFEAGYTTADDGTGFGLAIVSEIVDAHEWKIRATEAESGGARFEIRTASEYSQG, from the coding sequence ATGCTGTCGCTATCCTCTTCGAGCGCGCTCTACGGTGCGTACGTGTTCGCCTTCGCCGCCGCCGCACTCGCCTGTTTCGCGATGCTGCCCCGGACGAAACACATCGAACACGACGACACCCGGCGGGGCCTCTTCTGGCTCCTTGTGACGAGCGGCGGATGGGCGGCCGCACACGTCGGCTACCTCACGATGCCGACTGTCGGACTCCGCTACACGTTCTACGTGATCGGACTCGTCGTCGGGATCGCCTCGGTCGGCCCCTGGCTGTACTTCTGTGCGGCGTACACCGGCCGCTCCGTCCACCGCGACCCGGCCGTTCGAAACGCGTTTCTCGTCGTCTTCCTCGCCATCGTCGCGGTGAAAGTGACGAACCCGGTTCACAACTGGTACTTCGTGGCCGAGTCGGCCGTCGCTCCCTTCGCCTACCTCGAGATCAACCACCGCGCGTTCCACTGGATCGCGATGGGACTGGCATACTCGCTGGCGTTCGTCGGCTTCTTTATGCTCTTCGAGCTGTTCGTCCGAGTCAACTCGGACACCCGCCCGCTCTTCGCCCTCATCGGACTGACCGGGATTCCGGTCGTCCTCGACGTCGCGGGCGCGCTGTCGCCGGCCGTCCTCGACATCACCTACTCCTCGATCGGCGTGGCCGCCTTCGCCGTCGGCGTCTTGTCGCTGTACTTCGATCGCTTCCAGTTCGTCCGCGTCGCGGGCGAGACCGACGATCCGATCGTCGTCATCGACGGGAGCGGCAAGGTCCGGGACTACAACACGCGCGCCGCGGACCTGTTCCCGGGGCTCTCGGACGCGATCGACAAGCCGCTCGCAGAGTTCGTCCCGAGACTCTCGGAACGGCTCGACGGACAGGAAGCGATCCTCGAGATCGACGGCGACGAGACGACCCGGTACTACAACGTCTCCTCGAACCCGTTCACCACGGGTGGCGCGGAGACGGGGCAGTCGATCGTCCTCTCGGACGTGACACACCGCGAACAGTACCGGAAGGAACTGGAGAGCAAAAACGAGAAGCTCGAACAGTTCGCGAGCATCGTCTCTCACGACCTCCGAAACCCGCTGCAGGTCGCGAAGGGGCGGACCGAACTCGCGATCGAGAAGGAGGACACAGGACACCTCGAACCGGTCGTCCGAGCCCACGAGCGGATGGAACAGCTCATCGAGGAGATGCTGACGCTCGCGAGGGAGGGCGTCTCGATCGACGAGACCGAGCGCGTCGACGTCGTCGACCTCGCGCGGCGGGCGTGGGGGATGATCGCCGGCGGGCAGGCGTCGCTCTCGATCGACGACGCGGTCGACCTGACCGTCTCCGCGGATCCCGAGCGCCTCCAGCAGCTGTTCGAGAACCTGTTCCGGAACGCGATCGAGCACGGCGGCGACGACGTCGTCCTGCGCGTGGGACCGCTGGAGAACGACGCCGGCTTCTACATCGAGGACGACGGCTCCGGAATCCCCGACGCGGATCGCGACGAGATCTTCGAGGCGGGCTATACGACCGCCGACGACGGCACGGGGTTCGGCCTCGCCATCGTCTCGGAGATCGTCGACGCCCACGAGTGGAAGATCCGGGCGACGGAAGCCGAATCGGGCGGCGCGCGCTTCGAGATCCGAACCGCGTCGGAGTACTCCCAAGGCTGA
- a CDS encoding DUF7126 family protein produces the protein MILVAGADANGLGDALEALGVEVVRVTGVATRESLDAAGLAEAHTLVLTDMDDASAIPVAKEANTEVRIVAYSRDSLPEFARGQADLAIDPDLLTPDVVAEELVDGRVEG, from the coding sequence ATGATCCTGGTCGCAGGCGCAGATGCGAACGGCCTGGGCGACGCGCTCGAAGCGCTCGGCGTCGAGGTCGTCCGCGTCACCGGCGTCGCCACCCGGGAATCGCTCGACGCGGCCGGACTCGCGGAGGCCCACACGCTCGTCCTGACGGATATGGACGACGCCTCCGCGATCCCGGTGGCGAAGGAGGCGAACACCGAGGTGCGAATCGTCGCCTACAGCCGCGACTCGCTCCCGGAGTTCGCCCGCGGGCAGGCCGACCTCGCTATCGACCCCGACCTCCTGACGCCGGACGTCGTCGCCGAGGAACTGGTCGACGGGCGGGTCGAGGGGTAG
- the pyrG gene encoding glutamine hydrolyzing CTP synthase, which yields MPKEPDTGYDPTLGRKFIFVTGGVMSGLGKGITAASTGRLLSNAGFDVTAVKIDPYLNVDAGTMNPYQHGEVYVLKDGGEVDLDLGNYERFLGVDMTSDHNVTTGKTYQHVIEKERAGDYLGKTVQIIPHITNDIKRRIREAAEGTDVCIVEVGGTVGDIEGMPYLEALRQFAHEEDDGDILFTHVTLVPYSKNGEQKTKPTQHSVKELRSIGLQPDILVGRCENELDPKTKEKIALFCDVPTEAVFSNADVEDVYHVPLMVEEEGLDQYVMERLNLDAEALPPAERENRWRELVTRERTDEVDIALVGKYDLEDAYMSVREALKHAGIERRTEVNVLWVDSDEMLDRHENRLKEADGVVVPGGFGSRGIEGKLKAVEYCRENDVPFLGLCLGFQMAVVEHARNVLGLEGAHSAELDPDTEHPVIDILPEQYEVNDMGGTMRLGAHDTAIDAGSLAERVYDDTVCTERHRHRYEVNPEYIGELEAGALDFSGRADNRMEILERTDHPFFLGTQFHPEFRSRPDRASPPFVGFLDAVSGELDARDLADREVQA from the coding sequence ATGCCGAAGGAACCCGACACCGGGTACGACCCCACGCTGGGTCGGAAGTTCATTTTCGTGACCGGCGGGGTGATGTCCGGGCTGGGCAAGGGGATCACCGCCGCGAGCACCGGCCGTCTGCTGTCGAACGCGGGCTTCGACGTGACGGCGGTCAAGATCGATCCGTACCTCAACGTCGACGCGGGGACGATGAACCCGTACCAGCACGGCGAGGTATACGTGTTAAAGGACGGCGGCGAGGTCGACCTTGACCTCGGAAACTACGAGCGCTTCCTCGGCGTCGACATGACCTCCGATCACAACGTCACCACGGGGAAGACCTACCAGCACGTCATCGAGAAGGAGCGCGCGGGCGACTATCTGGGCAAGACCGTCCAGATCATTCCGCACATCACCAACGACATCAAGCGCCGGATCAGGGAGGCCGCCGAGGGGACCGACGTCTGTATCGTCGAGGTCGGCGGCACCGTCGGCGACATCGAGGGGATGCCCTACCTGGAGGCGCTCCGGCAGTTCGCCCACGAGGAGGACGACGGCGACATCCTCTTTACGCACGTCACGCTCGTCCCGTACTCGAAGAACGGCGAGCAGAAGACGAAGCCGACGCAGCACTCCGTAAAGGAACTTCGGTCGATCGGCCTCCAGCCCGACATCCTCGTCGGGCGGTGTGAGAACGAACTCGACCCGAAGACGAAGGAGAAGATCGCGCTCTTCTGCGACGTCCCGACGGAGGCGGTCTTCTCCAACGCCGACGTCGAGGACGTCTACCACGTCCCGCTGATGGTCGAGGAGGAGGGCCTCGACCAGTACGTGATGGAGCGGCTGAACCTCGATGCGGAGGCGCTGCCGCCGGCGGAACGCGAGAACCGCTGGCGGGAACTGGTCACGCGCGAGCGGACCGACGAGGTCGACATCGCGCTGGTCGGGAAGTACGACCTCGAGGACGCCTATATGTCCGTCCGCGAGGCGCTGAAGCACGCGGGCATCGAGCGCCGGACTGAGGTAAACGTCCTGTGGGTCGACTCCGACGAGATGCTCGATCGGCACGAAAACAGACTGAAAGAGGCCGACGGCGTCGTCGTCCCCGGCGGCTTCGGCTCCCGCGGCATCGAGGGGAAACTGAAGGCCGTCGAGTACTGCCGAGAGAACGACGTTCCGTTCCTGGGCCTCTGTCTCGGCTTCCAGATGGCTGTCGTCGAGCACGCGCGAAACGTCCTCGGACTCGAGGGCGCTCACTCCGCGGAGTTAGACCCCGACACCGAACACCCCGTGATCGACATCCTCCCCGAGCAGTACGAGGTCAACGACATGGGCGGGACGATGCGCCTCGGCGCACACGACACGGCGATCGACGCCGGCTCCCTCGCCGAACGGGTCTACGACGACACGGTCTGTACCGAACGCCACCGCCACCGCTACGAGGTCAACCCCGAGTACATCGGAGAGTTGGAGGCGGGCGCGCTCGACTTCTCCGGACGCGCCGACAACCGGATGGAGATTCTCGAACGCACCGATCACCCGTTCTTCCTCGGGACGCAGTTCCATCCGGAGTTCCGCTCGCGGCCGGACCGAGCGAGTCCGCCGTTCGTCGGGTTCCTCGACGCGGTGTCCGGGGAGTTGGACGCGCGTGACCTCGCGGACAGGGAGGTGCAGGCCTGA
- a CDS encoding saccharopine dehydrogenase family protein, with the protein MTDADSSTAGDSGAAAPDGSGAETSADSEASTPNGAGSDDGFDAESDSAAGSDSDAESESRLLVYGAYGYTGRLIVEAAVERGLDPVVAGRDVTKTRGVATANGLKARTFPVETAAEHLGDVDAVLNCAGPFAGTADAMADACIETETHYLDITGELAVFERISRRDADAAAAGVTLLPGVGFDVVPTDCLAAHLHRRLPEATHLSLALEADGGVSPGTLKTVLSDLSAGGAVRRDGDLRYERVGARTRVVDFGDGLRRAVSIPWGDVSTAYHTTGIPNVDVYLSLPANARRAVALSAYAGGALDSDALQRGLSWLVDRYVDGPDEETRATGESRVWGEARSSDDRVVSRLRTPETYRLTVRTALLIATKVLGGEAPVGYQTPAGAFGPDLILDVPGVERVDVEDGEVVEHASEPSTSRAAE; encoded by the coding sequence ATGACAGACGCTGATTCTTCCACAGCGGGTGATTCCGGCGCCGCCGCTCCGGACGGTTCCGGTGCCGAAACGTCGGCCGATTCCGAGGCGTCGACGCCGAACGGAGCCGGATCCGACGACGGTTTCGATGCAGAGTCCGATTCCGCCGCCGGATCCGACTCCGACGCCGAATCCGAATCCCGACTCCTCGTCTACGGCGCGTACGGCTACACCGGCCGCCTGATCGTCGAGGCCGCGGTCGAACGCGGTCTCGACCCCGTCGTCGCCGGGCGGGACGTCACCAAGACGCGGGGCGTGGCGACCGCGAACGGGCTCAAGGCGCGGACGTTCCCCGTCGAAACCGCCGCCGAGCACCTCGGCGACGTCGACGCGGTGCTCAACTGCGCCGGCCCGTTCGCCGGGACGGCCGACGCGATGGCCGACGCCTGCATCGAGACCGAGACGCACTACCTCGACATCACCGGCGAACTGGCGGTCTTCGAGCGGATCAGCCGTCGCGACGCCGATGCCGCGGCGGCCGGCGTGACGCTCCTCCCGGGTGTGGGCTTCGACGTCGTTCCGACCGACTGTCTCGCGGCGCACCTCCACCGCCGACTCCCGGAGGCGACGCACCTCTCGCTGGCGCTCGAAGCCGACGGCGGGGTCTCGCCGGGGACGCTGAAGACGGTCCTGTCGGATCTGAGCGCGGGGGGTGCGGTGCGGCGCGACGGCGACCTCCGGTACGAACGCGTCGGCGCGCGGACCCGCGTCGTCGACTTCGGTGACGGGCTCCGGCGCGCGGTCTCGATTCCCTGGGGCGACGTCTCGACGGCGTATCACACCACCGGGATTCCGAACGTGGACGTGTACCTCTCCCTGCCGGCGAACGCGCGGCGCGCGGTCGCGCTCTCGGCCTACGCGGGCGGCGCGCTCGACAGCGACGCCCTCCAGCGGGGGCTCTCGTGGCTCGTCGACCGCTACGTCGACGGCCCCGACGAGGAGACGCGCGCGACGGGCGAGTCGCGGGTCTGGGGCGAGGCCAGGTCCAGCGACGACCGGGTCGTCTCGCGACTCCGGACGCCGGAGACGTACCGCCTCACCGTTCGGACGGCGCTCTTGATAGCGACGAAGGTGCTCGGCGGGGAGGCCCCCGTCGGCTATCAGACGCCCGCCGGCGCGTTCGGACCGGATCTGATCCTCGACGTTCCCGGCGTCGAACGCGTCGACGTCGAGGACGGCGAAGTCGTCGAGCACGCGTCGGAACCGAGCACTTCGCGGGCTGCGGAGTAG
- a CDS encoding amidohydrolase family protein, which translates to MIVEGTVLRGPELEPVRGRVVVEDDEIVAVEEADVYSEDIVLPAFVNAHTHIGDSIAKEAGAGLSLDELVAPPDGLKHRLLRAASREETVGAMRRSLRLMSETGTAACIEFREGDVEGVEYIRAAAEGLPIEPVTLGRESEAAMHESDGFGASGARDADFDRLRNATREAGKLFGIHAGERDPHDINPALDLDPDFVVHMVHPESIHYERLEDNDVPVVVCPRSNLVTGVGVPPIRELVERTTVALGTDNVMLNSPSMFREMEFAAKLADVPAREVLRMATVNGAEIADLNCGVVEPGRDAKLLVLDGDSDNLGGAQDIVRAIVRRAGASDVKDVIL; encoded by the coding sequence ATGATCGTCGAGGGAACGGTACTGCGCGGTCCGGAACTCGAACCCGTCCGGGGACGCGTCGTCGTCGAGGACGACGAGATCGTCGCCGTCGAGGAGGCGGACGTCTACTCCGAGGACATCGTCCTGCCGGCGTTCGTCAACGCCCACACCCACATCGGTGACTCGATTGCCAAGGAGGCCGGCGCGGGGCTCTCCCTGGACGAACTCGTCGCGCCGCCGGACGGGCTGAAGCACCGACTGCTCCGGGCGGCGAGCCGCGAGGAGACGGTCGGGGCGATGCGCCGCTCGCTGCGACTGATGAGCGAGACGGGAACGGCCGCGTGCATCGAGTTCCGCGAGGGCGACGTCGAGGGCGTCGAGTACATTCGCGCCGCCGCGGAGGGCCTCCCGATCGAGCCGGTGACGCTCGGCCGCGAGTCGGAAGCGGCGATGCACGAGTCCGACGGGTTCGGGGCGTCCGGCGCCCGCGACGCCGACTTCGACCGGCTCCGAAACGCTACGCGCGAGGCCGGCAAACTGTTCGGCATCCACGCGGGCGAGCGCGACCCGCACGACATCAACCCCGCGCTGGACCTCGACCCCGACTTCGTGGTCCACATGGTCCACCCCGAGTCGATCCACTACGAGCGGCTCGAAGACAACGACGTGCCGGTCGTCGTCTGCCCGCGCTCGAACCTCGTGACCGGCGTCGGCGTCCCACCGATCCGCGAACTCGTCGAACGCACGACCGTCGCGCTCGGCACCGACAACGTGATGTTGAACTCCCCGTCGATGTTCCGCGAGATGGAGTTCGCCGCGAAACTCGCCGACGTTCCCGCGCGGGAGGTACTCAGGATGGCGACGGTCAACGGCGCGGAGATCGCGGACCTGAACTGCGGCGTCGTCGAACCCGGACGGGACGCGAAACTCCTCGTCCTCGACGGCGACTCGGACAACCTCGGCGGCGCGCAGGACATCGTCCGCGCGATCGTCCGCCGCGCGGGCGCGAGCGACGTGAAGGACGTCATCCTGTAG
- the guaA gene encoding glutamine-hydrolyzing GMP synthase, translating to MVDAPSFIDDAVEEIDEQIGDANAVIALSGGVDSSVAAALAYRAIGDRLTPVYVDTGLMRKGETEQIRETFSYMDSLRIVEAQDRFLDALAGITDPEEKRHAIGERFIREFEREAISADADYLVQGTIYPDRIESEGNIKSHHNVGGLPEVVDFEGLVEPVRELYKDEVRDVARELGLEEIISERMPFPGPGLAIRVVGEVTREKVDIAREACHIVEEETAEHDPWQAFAAVVGKGTGVKGDNRVHGWIVSVRSVESRDGMTARAQELPWETLQRIQSRITGENENVARVVYDVTHKPPATIEYE from the coding sequence ATGGTCGACGCACCGTCGTTCATCGACGACGCGGTCGAAGAGATCGACGAGCAGATCGGCGACGCCAACGCCGTCATCGCGCTCTCGGGCGGCGTCGACTCCTCGGTCGCCGCCGCGCTGGCGTACCGCGCGATCGGGGACCGCCTCACCCCGGTCTACGTCGACACCGGACTGATGCGGAAGGGCGAGACCGAGCAGATCAGAGAGACCTTCTCGTATATGGACTCGCTGCGGATCGTCGAGGCGCAGGACCGCTTCCTCGACGCGCTCGCGGGGATCACCGACCCCGAGGAGAAGCGTCACGCGATCGGCGAGCGGTTCATCCGCGAGTTCGAGCGGGAGGCCATCTCCGCCGACGCCGACTACCTCGTCCAGGGGACGATCTACCCCGACCGGATCGAGTCCGAGGGGAACATCAAGTCCCACCACAACGTCGGCGGGCTTCCGGAGGTCGTCGACTTCGAGGGACTCGTCGAACCCGTCCGCGAACTGTACAAGGACGAGGTCCGCGACGTGGCCCGCGAACTCGGCCTCGAAGAGATCATCTCAGAGCGGATGCCGTTCCCCGGCCCGGGGCTGGCGATCCGCGTCGTCGGCGAGGTGACGAGAGAGAAGGTCGACATCGCCCGCGAGGCCTGTCACATCGTCGAGGAGGAGACGGCCGAACACGACCCCTGGCAGGCGTTCGCCGCCGTCGTCGGCAAGGGGACCGGCGTGAAGGGCGACAACCGCGTCCACGGCTGGATCGTCTCGGTCCGCTCCGTCGAGTCCCGCGACGGGATGACCGCGCGCGCACAGGAACTCCCCTGGGAGACGCTGCAGCGCATCCAGTCGCGGATCACCGGCGAGAACGAGAACGTCGCCCGCGTGGTCTACGACGTGACGCACAAACCACCCGCGACCATCGAGTACGAATGA
- a CDS encoding HD domain-containing protein, translating into MATIKDSVHDHIEVEGVAAALLDTEPVQRLRHIKQLGTVQLVYPSANHTRFEHSLGVYHLADRALDHLGIGGRQAERIRAAALLHDVGHGPYSHNVETVTHRHTGKYHDDVHELLAAGAVGEVLREHDLEPDRIADLVAGEGQYGQLVSGELDVDRMDYLVRDAHHTGVPYGTIDHERLIRELTFVEGELVLAEGNVQTAESLLLARALMNPTVYQHHVARISKAMLRRGAERLLDRTDTSPRELRRMDDHDLLVALRSTPSTSDLADRLRTRDLYKRAVWAELEAVPEPVVDADYETLRDLEAEVAERADLPAERVVVDVPPRPSMTESTSRVMVSGEMRRLGKQSPLVSALRTAQKQQWRLGVYVPEAETDRAGRAAVETLGLDLDGALVSDVRPGVTATLDEFTES; encoded by the coding sequence ATGGCGACGATCAAGGACAGCGTCCACGACCACATCGAGGTCGAGGGCGTCGCCGCCGCTCTCCTCGACACCGAGCCGGTCCAGCGGCTCCGGCACATCAAGCAACTGGGGACGGTCCAGTTGGTCTATCCCTCCGCGAACCACACGCGGTTCGAACACTCCCTCGGCGTCTACCACCTCGCGGACCGGGCGCTCGATCACCTCGGGATCGGGGGGCGACAGGCCGAGCGGATCCGCGCTGCCGCGCTGCTTCACGACGTCGGTCACGGGCCGTACAGCCACAACGTCGAGACCGTGACCCACCGACACACCGGCAAGTACCACGACGACGTCCACGAACTGCTCGCGGCCGGCGCGGTCGGGGAGGTCCTCCGCGAGCACGACCTCGAACCCGACCGCATCGCGGACCTCGTCGCCGGCGAGGGCCAGTACGGCCAGCTCGTCTCCGGGGAACTCGACGTCGACCGGATGGACTACCTCGTCCGCGACGCCCACCACACCGGCGTCCCCTACGGCACGATCGACCACGAGCGCCTGATCCGCGAACTCACCTTCGTCGAGGGCGAACTCGTCCTGGCGGAGGGCAACGTCCAGACGGCCGAGTCGCTGCTGCTCGCGCGCGCACTGATGAATCCAACCGTCTACCAGCACCACGTCGCCCGCATCTCGAAGGCGATGCTCCGGCGGGGGGCCGAACGGCTGCTCGACCGGACGGACACCTCGCCGCGGGAACTCCGCCGGATGGACGACCACGACCTGCTGGTCGCGCTCCGGTCGACGCCGTCGACGAGCGACCTGGCGGACCGGCTTCGCACCCGCGACCTGTACAAGCGCGCCGTCTGGGCCGAACTGGAGGCCGTCCCCGAACCCGTCGTCGACGCCGACTACGAAACGCTCAGAGACCTCGAAGCCGAGGTCGCCGAGCGGGCTGACCTGCCCGCCGAGCGGGTCGTCGTCGACGTTCCGCCGCGACCGTCGATGACTGAATCCACGTCGCGGGTGATGGTGAGCGGCGAGATGCGTCGGCTCGGCAAGCAGTCGCCGCTGGTGTCTGCGCTGCGGACGGCTCAGAAACAGCAGTGGCGGCTCGGGGTCTACGTTCCCGAGGCGGAGACCGACCGCGCCGGCCGCGCGGCCGTCGAAACCCTCGGCCTCGACCTCGACGGCGCGCTCGTCTCCGACGTCCGCCCGGGCGTGACGGCGACGCTCGACGAGTTCACGGAATCGTGA
- a CDS encoding RAD55 family ATPase, translated as MERIPFGVSHLDSVIGGGAPSGTVVLLVGEPGAGAREFMYTSATMNAVARADRELFELHYGDLHDDAALPPEVHYLSFTDDEANLRREMAYVLDDDLVSAAADRIAVRDFSPEYFQLSPVPREWYLGETTRLQDLGGREERSEVLTALGQYLNANAAENLVVIDSITDLVAGISDEMTWNDIAMLLRGLGKAAHRWDGLVLAYASRETLDRTELGHLMDAADGTLQFEWESGGSKRARTMVVQEFRGVLSQIERENIVRFETEIHEGGFDISDVRKIR; from the coding sequence ATGGAGCGGATCCCGTTCGGCGTCTCGCATCTCGATAGCGTCATCGGCGGCGGCGCGCCGTCGGGAACGGTCGTGCTCCTGGTCGGCGAACCGGGTGCCGGCGCCCGGGAATTCATGTACACGAGCGCGACGATGAACGCCGTCGCCCGGGCCGACAGAGAGCTGTTCGAGCTGCACTACGGCGACCTCCACGATGACGCCGCACTGCCCCCGGAAGTGCACTATCTCTCCTTCACGGACGACGAGGCGAACCTCCGCCGCGAGATGGCCTACGTCCTCGACGACGACCTCGTGAGCGCGGCCGCAGACCGGATCGCCGTCCGGGACTTCTCGCCGGAGTACTTCCAACTGAGTCCGGTGCCGCGGGAGTGGTATCTCGGCGAGACGACGAGACTCCAGGACCTCGGCGGCCGCGAGGAGCGCTCGGAAGTCCTCACGGCGCTCGGCCAGTATCTCAACGCGAACGCCGCGGAGAACCTCGTCGTCATCGACTCGATCACGGACCTGGTCGCCGGCATCTCCGACGAGATGACGTGGAACGACATCGCGATGCTGCTCCGGGGCCTCGGAAAGGCCGCCCACCGCTGGGACGGCCTCGTGTTGGCGTACGCCAGCCGCGAGACGCTCGATCGGACCGAACTCGGACACCTGATGGACGCCGCCGACGGGACGCTGCAGTTCGAGTGGGAGTCCGGGGGCTCGAAGCGCGCGCGGACGATGGTCGTCCAGGAGTTCCGCGGCGTCCTCTCGCAGATCGAGCGCGAGAACATCGTCCGATTCGAGACCGAGATTCACGAGGGCGGGTTCGACATCAGCGACGTTCGGAAGATCCGGTGA